ttttttttttttttttatgtgcATAATAGGTGCGTCATTTGACAGTTATATGTCTATGATATATTTCATGTATATATGGTTTAtgacaaaattaaataaaaggaaatatatttttataagtcTAATTAATTACATATATTGTTTGAggagatatatatatttgtggtTATTCACATGTAGAACCATATGAATAGTGTGAAATTGGGCACCTTGGTAATAAcacaaaatgaataaatatgaatgagggaaaaaagaattaatgataaaaatttataaaacctaataagaaataaaattatattttatataattattattataagaacattttaaaaatatatttaaacattGAAAATTCTACACTAATGTTATTTTGAGACAATATAATATGGGTTGTATTTTTTAGTAAAATTtggtatataaataataaaaaaggatATTAAGAAATATAGAATGTGTTAGCAAAGCCTAcaattatatgtatacttAACGAAAGAAGTTAAActgttgttattattattattattattaaatatattcatttaaaattatatttttttttcactaaattaataatataattggTCATTTTTGTGACATTTTATgtaattatgaaaattgtCTTATGGggagaaaaaatattatgaattattgcttgttcatatttttttagttaaaaaaaaaaaaaaaaaaaaaaaaaaaacaataataatactaatacATTTTCAAAGTCTCAAATgtgtaaaaaataagaatacAAATTAGTATTTATCGAAATTGTTTTCTCTCTacatttttcctttttttgtttgggcatatttatgaattaattttattttgtgaatttttttttaaacactATGTATTGaatttgtaatatttttctcTTACCCCCAAACAGTACACCTACTAATGGTACGGGTTTTGTAATTTGAtatatgtgaaaaaaattaaataaataattgaaataaataattaattgaaataataattaaattgaataaatatatttaattattgttttggctttatatgtatttccatttttcccaaaaaaaaaacaatgaatatcgtttaacatatatatgaatatttttttggaaaaCCCTTAATGTTTTGAaagggaaaataaaaaatgctgagatataatttataagAATATAAGGCCAGTATGgcttttaataatattttgtagCTTTTTGTGAAGTTAtacacataaatatatatatggctATTTGATTGTCCTTTAaatgtttataatattttgaagatacatattacaattattataagGTAGCCAAATAATTCCAACCAAATTCTAGTTCCATAATAAAAAACGATGAAAATTGTTTGTGTTTGAtacttaaaatataatttttttttaagtttttttttttatgtttttttttttatgtttttttttttatgtttttttttttgaaaagataaataataaagtaaTAATATGCGTATTTCAGTTTTGCTAGTTCCtatattcttatattttatttgtgcaataaaatgtttcacaattaataaaaaaccACCATTATACAAAAGCTTTTTAATCGGTTTATccttaaaaacaaaaaaacaaaattcaGAAACAAACATACCAACACGCGCCAAACGCAAGGATCGTAGACGCGTAAAAAATGTAATCCTTAGAATAGATGCGAAAAAAAggggaaaaaatgaaaaaaatatgagaaaaaaaagggaaaaaatatgagaaaaaaatgagaaaaaaatgagagaAAACGGGGGAAAGGGCAAAATGTGTAGACTAACTATTGTGTGCATACATGatgtatatcatttttttttcaacctTTTCAGGAAATATTACAACAATTAATAGATGAACATGttgcaaataaaaatgtcgAAAAAGATGAAGATACAAAGAGAGGAATAATAAATAACTTAGATGTTGATAAAGAAATATTAGAAGGAAAAAGAATACCAAGAATGCGAATAAAAAACACaaataatcatatatatgcatCTATTATAgatgattataaaaaacatatattatgcTTTATTTGTTCTAGAGATCCTAATTTATCAAGCATACTAGGAACTTATATTAATAAGAAAACgaatagaataataaatgatGGAAAAAGTATAAAATCTGCATGGGAAATTGGAAAAATTATTGGAAAAAAAGCATTAAATAAAGGAATATATCGAGTAAAATTTGATCGaggaatatataaatatgaaggTAAAGTTGAAGCATTAGCTGAGGGAGCAAGAGCTATTGGTCTTATTTTATAGAACCCCTTGATTTATCGATAtagtaaatttttttttcttttttttacaaataaaCTAGTACGAATTTGCATACActttaaatattgttattcCTACACCTGTTCATAGtgtttgaaaataataaaaaataataaaaaaataaagtcgAATTAGATTGAATCAATTGAAGCATAGTCAAATATGGTCAAACATGATTATACGATTGCATGATTGTGtgaattgaaaaaaaaaaaaaaaaaaaaaaatattatggaCCATTTTGACTAGTTTGGGcaatattttgattattcATTATTGTTAAAAAAGAACTTTTCTATATCTTCAATTtcttcatatataaaatcTTTTGAATTTCCCactttttcatatttatctaatttatttattttttgagatTGTTGGTTATCGTCTGACTCTTCGTCTTCGCCTTGAATGTTTGTTCCTTTATTGATTAAAAATGGCGTATCCGAAACGTTTGAAACGTTTGGAATGTTTGAAATGTttggaattttatttttatcatattcaatattttcttctttataaaaatcatcaacatttaaaaaaatatgagaattaatataattgttcatatttttattataatgtaaatcaaatgatgaaaaagatataggtttttttttttctttttcaagATTATTAACATGTTCAATATTTGGTAAATCAGATGAAGAGAAATTTGGCAAGTCAACATATAATGGTATTTTAAAACCTATCAAATTAGATATAGTATTTAattgatatatatgtatttttttttgtttattattaatatttttattttgtttaaattGAGATGAAGATGCATCTAATTTATccgaaaataaattatttgatccTAGTTGTAGTGAATTTGAAATTATCGATTTTCcagaatataaataaaaaaattttaaataagaTAAAGATAATGTTATATCTGAAATTGggtgattaaatatatttgtttgtaAGAATTTATAATCTAATAAATTTTGTGATTTGAATTTTGTTAATGTGTACATTATATGGTAGTAAAATTTGGTAGTGTCTTTGATATCAAAATGGTTTTCTTGTGATGCCAGTAAAAAACAACTTTTGCACAATTGGTCGAATAGCAGAAATTcgcttttcattttttcgcATTCACTATGGCAAATGGAGTCACGTTGTTCATGCTGTTCATGCTGATCATGTTGAGAATTAGCACCATGCTGTTCATTCTGAGAATTAGCACCATGCTGAGAATTAGCACCGCGCGATGAGTAATCTTCTTTTGAAGCATCTTCGTGAGAGTGGTTTTGAATTATATTACCAAATTGGTATATCCATATTTTAAAGAGGAaatgtattatatgtattttgaAAGCGTTATCTgaagttttaaaaaatttcacTAATATTCTTGATAAGTCAAAAATGAGAAGATGATCAATATGTTTTTGATAATTTGCTAATATCCATAAAATTGATATTTTAACATTATTTGGTCGAATTTGTGATAATATTttgatcaaaaaaaaaataatttttttaatttttttattatcatttttttgtaatatttttcttaatgataaaattgattcatatgaatatatttttatatttgaacTTAACATTATCATAATTTCATTAACAAATTTAGATAAACATTTTGGATTCTGTAAAGAAATCTCTGTTATATATCTAAATAACTTATTaatgataaatttattattatttggtaTATACAATGTATGTAGTAATTcgtttattataataatttggttatttttattatttaatatgtataatatatcaatttttaatgatttttttattgtacTATCttgattattaataaaaaaataagatagATATGGATCAAATTCATCCTTTAAAGATTTTATAATTGGTTTTACgcttttaataaatatttcatatatttcatcatttttttcgacattactttttaataaacaaaataatatagccTGAATCATATTTTCTTTGTATgtaaattttgttaatttgtaTAAAGCTGATATTGCTATTAGGACAACACTATAACTGTTTgatgacaataataataacaatttgTCAATAAATATTTCGATATCGATTGCATAATTTCTGTACTCACAAAATGCGTCATACGTTTGGTCACTCAGTTTTACACCACTTCTATTTTGGTCACTCTTTTTTCCACCACTTCTATTTTGCTCACTTTCATTTTTCTCACTTTCCAAGGGGTTTGTATAAAACATCCTACAATAGCGTAGTAACAAATCAATTAAGTAGGTTTGGCTATATGGATGCAtgcataataaatatttacacaACTTATAATAATGTGGATGCAAAAATGATAGCGATGTGTATATCTGAGAATCTTCGCCAGTGTGAGACTCTTCGCCAGTGTGAGACTCTTCGTCAGTGTGAGACTCTTCGTCAGTGTGTGGCACAGCTTGAGTCGaattaaattttgttttatgtTTGATTCCGTAAAGATAAGAAAGTTGAGTATAGTTATGAATACATATTGTACTATAAGAGATAATAGCTGATGATACaacatttatttcattatctgtaattaattttaataaaacatttcttaagaaaataaattgaTCTTTatcaacaaaatatatagatgGTATAACATCTGCACATGTTTTACGTACATTTGGTGAGTCATCatttgaaaatttttttaacattcctattaataaattaataatatcaaGAGATCTTATTGATGTGATTGCTCTTAATGCATATGACCTTATTTGataattactattatttagatcttttttaaaagaatTGATTGATAATAATGTCAAATCTGTATTTCCATTagcatataaaattaaataattataaattaatttttttaatattatattatttattgataTGTTTGttaaaacattaaaaaaaaaacaagaaacatctttttttaaaatgtgtcCAATTAGTATATGTTTCATGGCTTCAatctttttatatacattgttattttctaaattatttaatatttcattattatcaaattttattttttcaaaatatataccCTCATTTAACTTCATATGATCTATaatatcttttatatttagAGATGCCTTTTCAATTAAAGGcagttttatatttaatttgagGCTTTCCATTTTGTTTGTGCAGGAAAAGGAAAAGCAAACGAAGCAAAAGCAAACGAAGCAAAAGAAAGAGAAGCAAAATAACGCTGTCAAGCCGAATATGtcatgatacatatattccTAATTTTCACATTTTATGCGATTttgaaatttatttttatagtcTGCCAAACTTGGAAGTTTTGTACGTACATTAGCAATTAGAAAAATGTTGGGAAGGTTGGAAAAGCTGAAAAAGTTGGGAAGGTTGGAAAGGCTGAAAAAGTTGGGAAGGTTGGGAAGGCTGGGAAAGCTGGTTGATATATCCAAAATATGCTTTACAATATTCTGtacatttatttgtttatattattgtataaatgtttaaaaacaaaaaaataatcatcaCTTATTTTAAATACAATTCCTGCGTCGTCATACAttattcatcattttcactCACTATTCAGTATTTTATTCAATCGTTTTCGGTCATTattcatcattatttattaccATGTGTGataaacataattttttttctttttatattttgaaaaattaaacttttttaaatttgtgaCAGTACATCAAAACCAGCGCCCTTCACtgaaatgtaaaaaaaaaaaaaaaaaaaaaaaaaaaaaaaaaaaaatatatatacatatatatcattccaacttattataattaaatgataaaaaaataaaatttatttggGGCCTAAATTTTCAAACCTTACAATCTTTAACTAAttgcatttatttattttataataattttagtcgaaattatttaaaaaaaaaaataaataattcgaGATTTGTTCCCAAGACAAACAAAAGTGTTAACACCATTTCGTTCATTCATTTTTCCCAAATGTTGGAAAGGTTAAGAAGTTggaaaagatgaaaaaattggaaaagatgaaaaaattgGAAAGGGTGAAAAAATTGGAAAGGGTGAAAAAATTGGAAAGGTTGGAAAAATTGGAAAGGGTGAAAAAATTGGAAAGGTTGGAAAAATTGGAAAGGGTGAAAAAATTGGAAAGGTTGGAAAAATTGGAAAGGGTGAAATTATGTTCACCGTTTTTTGTTTGTGATTTATTTTCCACACTTTACAGAAATATGTTTAATGGTGTggtaaaaaaatgaataattaaaaaaaaaaaacgggatcttatttattatgtaaatattttacaatttaTTTAGTGTAATAACATAAGATCTATTctctataaaattataattaatattaatatataaagtcggttctttttttttttccaaattttaaattttaataataaaatgagtTACTAAATTTTCCTGTTTTGTTTAAACTAAGCTATATTGgttgttgtttttttttttgtttttttttttttttttttttttttgttttttttttgttttttttttgttttttttttaaatttttttaagggTTAACATAATCGAAGCTACTTCCAAAAGGGTTTTTAATTGTggtaatattaaatataggtgaaaaaaatgttaacaTAAAACTATGGATTATTAAATTGTAGgataatatacatacatacatacatgaTTGTGTTATTAATTTGAttacaaatattattttttaatttaaaaacatagaaaaataattcatatatttgcttgcaatgttttataaaaatatgtatagaaCTTAAACATAATAAATGTGTGTAACATTGCagaattataaattaacatatttattatataataatgttgttttttatttttataattaaataaaagcACACATATGTAACtccattttaatattatatatatatatttatatatttatatttatatatttatatgtttatatatttgacaTGTGTGTGATGGttaattcatatattatcgaaatatttttaagggATTTTGGGggtccatttttattttttttaatttatatatttttttttattttttttaaaatgaaaaagatatTTCTTTCAAATTTGGAAAAGCAGACACAAACAGACAACCTCATTGTAAACGTCCATTTAAATCAAACAAGCAACCCAAAaggtaatttaaaaaaataaaaaaataaaaaaatataaaaaaaaataaaaaaaaataaaaaatatatatattttaacatatataaataattctaTATCTTTTATAAGAATCGTATTTTATCTATTTTGTTTCTATCATAAGTATATTTGAATAATGAACatgtgtatgtatataaatagtgagAATGGCAAAGCATAATTTGACTTGGGGGAATGCACATTATgcataaaaaatggaaaaataaaaaatgaaaaaaaatgaaaaaaaatgaaaaaaaaatggaaaaaaaatgaaaaaaaaatgaaaaaaaaaatgaaaaaaaaaatggaaaaaaaatggaaaaaaaatgaaaaaaaaaatggaaaaaagaATGGAAAGGAATATACACGCACATTTTGTATACACTATGCAATCGtaaataactatattattCAAAATCGCTGATAAGTTAGAGAAATATAAATGGCATTGTCTATTTGTTAATGCATACGCCATAAATAAATCATAcaatatattgtttatttttacaagTTTGTGCATATtgtttgaatataaaaaatggttagttaaatatataaacatttacaacctttgataataaaaaaaaataattttgaaaatatttatatgctttccattattattaatgttctatatatatatattatatttaaaaaaaaaataaaataactggtcatatattttgtatatgcACAGTTTTGTCCATATTTAAtgttttaacattttatatgtataaggattattaattgtatatatactaaaatttgaatatttttatttttgtagaTGAATATGAACAAGTTTACACAAATTCTAAAGACATTTTTAAATCGCCAAAGATGAGCATTTCAAGTATTGAAACGATATATCCTTATTTTGTTAGCGAAAAAAAAGGCGAAAAAAAAGAAGTGGAAAAAGAGGGCGAAAAAGAGGGCGAAAAAAAAGAAGTGGAAAAAGAGGGGGAAAAAAAGGAAGTGGAAAAAGAGGGGGAAAAAGGTGGAGGTGACCATTTTTTAAAGATTAAGTCAAATAGCAATGTTAACAAAATTTGTAGACAACTCATGGTAAATAATGAcacaaatttattttcaaaatgtgacacaaatttattttcaaagaGTGATAGCAATACATTTTCAAAGAGTGATCGCAATACATTTTCAAAGAGTGATAGCAATACATTTTCAAAGAGTGAACATTTTcctgatttaaaaaaaaataataaatatgatataaattatgtggatgaaaataaatataacgaTTATCTTAGTGGGCACTTAACCCAAATCGATGTTAAACAAAATtcagaaataaaaataaaagatgtGAAAATGAATCAGACACATGAAATAACACCTCTAGATAAAGTTGTCGAATCAAATTGTTTCGAAAAAAAGGCAGAAGCATGCGAAAAAAGCGAAAAAAAAGCAGAAGCATGcgaaaaatgggaaaaaaaagCAGAAGCATGTGGCGATGATTCAAAAAGGGTGGGAAACCTTTGTAATGTTCAAAGtaatatacaaaatgatGATCATAAGGAAAGTATTgtaacaaataataataatagtctTGTTTATAATGAACAAGATGTAAATGGTGAATTTggtgaaaattataaatccAGTCTACTTAtggaagataaaaaaaaagttataataaatgatattaaaaatgataacaaCATTCCTGAAaactttaattatttatatgatattttagaaaaaaaatataaagagaatataaatttagatggttctgaatatgtatatatttatgatatatgcccaaaaaatgataaatataattcagATAAGATTTGTTATTATGTTTCAAATTCTGATAAATCAAGAGAAGTTGATTCAAATAATCTTGAACATTATCAAAATtgtaataacaaaaatacgtatttaaatttttttaacaatttttcaaataaatttattaacataaaaaaaatgttttcaGCAAATGAAATGGTAAACTtaacaaaattttattttaatgatAGTGAATCAGAAATTTGCAATTTAGAATCTGTTTTAAATagccaaaataaaaaagcgGCTTTTGAAATGGGAGATAAAATAAACGAAATTGATGTGCAAACAACAACCGATTCAACAAGATCGGAAAGTTCAAATAACACAGAATGCAATAATGTCAAAAGATCAAAATTTATAGACAAAATTAATTACATCTTCTATAcagttattaaaaaaaatgataatgaaaaGAGTGAACAGAATGAAAAGAGTGAAAAGAATGAACAGAATGATGATTGGAGTGAAAAAACGATGTCAAATAACATATTGAACATATGtgattatcaaaaaaataaaaaaatatatgaattaaaaaaaataaatatggataaaataaatagtaatatgaaattaaatattaaccgAAGAGTATCCGAAACAGACATATACGatattgaaataaaaaaaaaaggatatacacatatatatatagataaaaatgattgGAAAAGATATTATTGtatccttttttatttaaacaaCAATTTAATTCATAAAGATAATCtaattttaaaacattattataaaatatacgaaggagaatatttatataataataacaataatattaacaattCAGGGTTATATACAAATTGCTTTTTAGCTTTTTTTAATGATCATAATTTCGattttgcaaaaaaaaataatatagatcTATCCATATTTATAAGGAAAAATATGTACGATCTTATTTTTGAAATTTCTAATAAACATCAAACTGAAATAGTAAATAATGGCCATTTTGAGACGTCGGGAAAAGCAAATAAATGTATAGTTATCtttgatatatattcaatACCATATTATTTGATACCTTTTGATTATATTTcacaaaatttattaaataacaaaaatgttGATTCACTAATTTTagataaaaaatgtgaaaattcatttaattttatctaTAATGGAAATATTCTAAATAGCTGGATatactatataaatatgttaacacaaaaatatataaaaataaattctataaataaaaataaaaataaaccgATAAAAAGGATACATGatgtaaacaaaaaatttaatcaATGGATCGAAGTTTTTAAGCAAGAgaggaatataaaaaaatgtggacaaatttattaaattggtcaaaaaaaaaaaaaaaaaaaaaaaaaaaaaaaaacatattaaatatttgcATGTGCAAATTTTGATATGTACATTGTcaaaatcattattattaccatttatttttttgtaattaaaattatgtttcTTTTTTCACAAATAAATACGTTTTTGTCATTCATAGGTCTACACATTTAGTagtttatttgttttatcacACTTgcatttgttttatttgttttatcacACTTGCATTTGTTTTATCTGTTTTATCACACttgcatttattttatttattttatctgtTTTATCTGTTTTATTTGCTTGTATCAACCCCAActaattcatttttaaaatcaaaTCTTTAACCAAATAAACCTATttataatgtaaaaaaagtACGTTAAACATGAAAGATGACATATTATTGTGATgtgtaatataaattaataaacatTTTGAAACTGCTAGAAATCGGAATGTGTTTTAAATTGGTTAAATATAGTATTTGGTGTTAATATCGAAGTCCCACCCAAATATAAATCtacatttatttgttttgaaagttgatatataattttaatttcagGAAATGTTATACCAccaaatatgaatataataattttttttttttttttatgattttctgtttctttttttattatatcttttttatattcccATACAGTTCCTCttgatacatttttttttttatcaggAAAATTTATTGTTACTTTTAATTCGTTAGatgtattatcattattgttattattttgtatagtATTAACATTTGATAGATGTggaaaatatgttttatctAATGTTTCGTTATATAGTTCTTGaataatttcttttatatttggTTCATATCTTGTTAATTCATAATTTGAATCTTTTGCAATatctttataatatttaatttttttt
This sequence is a window from Plasmodium yoelii strain 17X genome assembly, chromosome: 1. Protein-coding genes within it:
- a CDS encoding 50S ribosomal protein L18, apicoplast, putative; this encodes MRISVLLVPIFLYFICAIKCFTINKKPPLYKSFLIGLSLKTKKQNSETNIPTRAKRKDRRRVKNEILQQLIDEHVANKNVEKDEDTKRGIINNLDVDKEILEGKRIPRMRIKNTNNHIYASIIDDYKKHILCFICSRDPNLSSILGTYINKKTNRIINDGKSIKSAWEIGKIIGKKALNKGIYRVKFDRGIYKYEGKVEALAEGARAIGLIL
- a CDS encoding adapter protein complex 3 subunit beta 2, whose translation is MESLKLNIKLPLIEKASLNIKDIIDHMKLNEGIYFEKIKFDNNEILNNLENNNVYKKIEAMKHILIGHILKKDVSCFFFNVLTNISINNIILKKLIYNYLILYANGNTDLTLLSINSFKKDLNNSNYQIRSYALRAITSIRSLDIINLLIGMLKKFSNDDSPNVRKTCADVIPSIYFVDKDQFIFLRNVLLKLITDNEINVVSSAIISYSTICIHNYTQLSYLYGIKHKTKFNSTQAVPHTDEESHTDEESHTGEESHTGEDSQIYTSLSFLHPHYYKLCKYLLCMHPYSQTYLIDLLLRYCRMFYTNPLESEKNESEQNRSGGKKSDQNRSGVKLSDQTYDAFCEYRNYAIDIEIFIDKLLLLLSSNSYSVVLIAISALYKLTKFTYKENMIQAILFCLLKSNVEKNDEIYEIFIKSVKPIIKSLKDEFDPYLSYFFINNQDSTIKKSLKIDILYILNNKNNQIIIINELLHTLYIPNNNKFIINKLFRYITEISLQNPKCLSKFVNEIMIMLSSNIKIYSYESILSLRKILQKNDNKKIKKIIFFLIKILSQIRPNNVKISILWILANYQKHIDHLLIFDLSRILVKFFKTSDNAFKIHIIHFLFKIWIYQFGNIIQNHSHEDASKEDYSSRGANSQHGANSQNEQHGANSQHDQHEQHEQRDSICHSECEKMKSEFLLFDQLCKSCFLLASQENHFDIKDTTKFYYHIMYTLTKFKSQNLLDYKFLQTNIFNHPISDITLSLSYLKFFYLYSGKSIISNSLQLGSNNLFSDKLDASSSQFKQNKNINNKQKKIHIYQLNTISNLIGFKIPLYVDLPNFSSSDLPNIEHVNNLEKEKKKPISFSSFDLHYNKNMNNYINSHIFLNVDDFYKEENIEYDKNKIPNISNIPNVSNVSDTPFLINKGTNIQGEDEESDDNQQSQKINKLDKYEKVGNSKDFIYEEIEDIEKFFFNNNE